One region of Candidatus Eisenbacteria bacterium genomic DNA includes:
- a CDS encoding nitronate monooxygenase yields MKLDKLPQLRIGHLTAKIPIVQGGMGVGISLSGLASAVANEGGIGVIATAGIGRMEPDFASDLPSADARALRNEIRRAKSRTGGIVGVNIMVALTDFGEMVRVAVEEGVDLVIMGAGLPLRLPKTLRSEELKKSKTLFAPKVSSARAVRAIFRFWERNYDHVPDAVVVEGPLAGGHIGFDRGDIEREDHTLERLVTEVIEEVRPFERSMGKNIPVIAAGGIYSGADIRRFLEMGAGGVMMGTRFVTTHECDAHENFKRAYLECGEEGLVIIDSPVGLPGRAISNQFLSDVASGIKKPYRCVWQCLKTCDVRNAPYCIAQALMNAKEGRLDEGFAFAGANAFRTTGLLSVRELILSLVREFEVSAAPAPVSG; encoded by the coding sequence ATGAAGTTAGATAAGTTGCCCCAATTACGAATTGGGCACCTGACGGCTAAGATCCCCATTGTGCAGGGGGGAATGGGGGTGGGTATCTCCCTCTCCGGTCTCGCCTCGGCCGTGGCGAATGAGGGGGGAATCGGGGTGATCGCCACGGCGGGCATCGGAAGAATGGAACCGGATTTCGCCTCGGACCTTCCGTCGGCGGACGCCCGCGCCCTCAGGAACGAGATCCGTCGCGCCAAGAGCCGCACCGGCGGAATCGTGGGCGTCAATATCATGGTCGCGCTTACCGATTTCGGAGAGATGGTCCGTGTCGCCGTGGAGGAAGGGGTGGACCTGGTCATCATGGGTGCCGGTCTTCCGCTCCGCCTGCCGAAAACGCTCCGGTCGGAGGAATTGAAAAAGTCGAAGACCCTCTTCGCCCCCAAAGTGTCCTCGGCTCGGGCGGTCCGCGCGATTTTCCGTTTCTGGGAGAGGAACTACGACCATGTGCCGGACGCCGTGGTGGTCGAGGGTCCACTCGCCGGCGGACACATCGGTTTCGACCGGGGAGACATTGAACGCGAAGACCACACCCTGGAGCGGCTGGTCACCGAGGTGATCGAGGAGGTTCGGCCCTTCGAGCGGAGCATGGGGAAGAATATTCCCGTGATCGCGGCGGGGGGGATCTACTCCGGCGCGGACATCCGCCGTTTTCTCGAGATGGGGGCCGGCGGCGTGATGATGGGAACCCGTTTCGTGACGACCCACGAGTGCGACGCCCACGAGAATTTCAAACGGGCCTACCTGGAGTGCGGGGAGGAGGGGCTTGTGATCATCGATAGCCCGGTCGGTCTCCCGGGCCGCGCCATCTCGAACCAATTCCTGAGCGACGTCGCCTCGGGTATCAAGAAACCTTACCGCTGTGTTTGGCAGTGCCTGAAAACCTGTGATGTCCGGAACGCCCCCTACTGCATCGCCCAAGCACTCATGAACGCCAAGGAGGGGCGCCTGGACGAAGGCTTCGCCTTCGCTGGAGCGAACGCCTTTCGGACGACGGGTCTTCTGTCGGTCCGGGAGTTGATCCTCTCACTCGTTCGGGAATTTGAAGTGTCGGCCGCGCCCGCGCCGGTTTCGGGCTGA
- a CDS encoding tryptophan-rich sensory protein, producing the protein MKKSLGMLVLFFAAVFSAAAVGSIWMPGEWYASIAKPAWTPPNALFGPVWTALYAMMAVAAWLVWRERGWRRGAAPLGLFGLQLLLNAAWTGLFFGLRRPDAAFVEIVLLWISIAATALLFRRVRSLAAVLLLPYLAWVGFAAALNLAIWVLNR; encoded by the coding sequence ATGAAGAAATCCCTCGGAATGCTGGTCCTTTTCTTCGCAGCCGTTTTCTCGGCGGCGGCGGTCGGCTCCATCTGGATGCCGGGGGAGTGGTATGCCTCCATCGCCAAACCCGCCTGGACCCCTCCGAACGCTCTCTTCGGCCCGGTCTGGACGGCGCTCTACGCGATGATGGCGGTCGCGGCGTGGCTCGTATGGCGGGAAAGGGGTTGGCGGCGAGGAGCGGCCCCCCTCGGTCTCTTCGGTCTCCAGCTTCTCCTGAACGCGGCGTGGACCGGTCTCTTCTTCGGTCTCCGGAGGCCGGACGCCGCCTTCGTCGAGATCGTTCTTCTCTGGATCTCGATCGCGGCGACCGCACTCCTCTTCCGCCGCGTCCGTTCGCTGGCGGCCGTTCTTCTTCTCCCCTATCTCGCTTGGGTCGGTTTCGCGGCGGCGCTCAATCTCGCGATCTGGGTTCTGAACCGATAG
- a CDS encoding alanine racemase yields MNRVTVDLEALRQNLETIGDWMRAHGATWSVVTKVLCGHAETLEALQILGVRSIADSRLRNLRAIERIIPSFESWYLRPPHPSIIPEVVELADVSLNSEIRIIERLNEEAARLDKIHRIVIMIELGDLREGILPGSLVDFYQKVFELPNITVLGIGANLGCLAGAVPDIDQYMQLVLYRELLELKFGRQLQLISAGSSVVLPLVLKNELPKSINHFRIGESLFLGSDLVGGGTLPGLRNDVILLEAEIAEIKEKSLVPTTETAGIQPFEMNGDSQHKPGDRGYRALVTVGQLETAVEGLTPVREDYRIAGASSDITVVNLGDNPEGLHVGDTIAFRVDYAALLGLMNSPYVDKRVVPPLQDLRDAGPRDPGAGVDPVFSDLDGDGTERGE; encoded by the coding sequence ATGAATCGCGTTACCGTCGACCTGGAGGCGCTCCGGCAAAACCTCGAGACCATCGGGGACTGGATGCGCGCGCACGGAGCCACCTGGAGCGTGGTCACCAAGGTACTCTGCGGCCACGCGGAAACGCTCGAGGCGTTGCAGATTCTGGGCGTCCGTTCGATCGCGGACTCGCGGCTCCGGAATCTCCGCGCCATCGAACGGATCATCCCCTCCTTCGAATCCTGGTACCTCCGTCCGCCCCACCCGTCGATCATCCCGGAGGTCGTGGAGCTGGCGGACGTCAGCCTGAACAGCGAGATCCGAATCATCGAGCGTCTGAACGAGGAGGCGGCGCGGCTCGACAAGATTCACAGGATCGTGATCATGATCGAGTTGGGCGACCTTCGGGAAGGAATCCTCCCCGGCTCCCTCGTCGACTTCTATCAGAAGGTGTTCGAGTTGCCGAACATCACCGTGCTCGGCATCGGCGCGAACCTCGGTTGCCTGGCCGGAGCGGTGCCGGACATCGATCAGTACATGCAGCTCGTCCTCTACCGGGAACTTTTAGAGCTGAAATTCGGCAGGCAGCTGCAGCTCATCTCCGCGGGGTCGAGCGTGGTCCTGCCGCTGGTCCTGAAGAACGAACTCCCCAAGTCGATCAACCACTTTCGGATCGGCGAATCGCTCTTCCTCGGCAGCGACCTGGTCGGCGGGGGAACCCTGCCGGGCCTCCGCAACGACGTGATTCTTCTGGAGGCCGAGATCGCCGAGATCAAGGAGAAAAGCCTGGTGCCGACGACGGAAACCGCCGGCATCCAGCCCTTCGAGATGAACGGCGACTCCCAGCACAAGCCGGGCGACCGCGGCTACCGCGCGCTGGTTACCGTGGGGCAGCTGGAAACCGCCGTGGAAGGGCTCACGCCGGTCCGCGAAGACTATAGAATCGCCGGCGCCAGCAGCGACATCACCGTGGTCAACCTGGGCGACAACCCGGAGGGGCTTCACGTGGGGGACACCATCGCCTTCCGGGTGGACTACGCCGCCCTTCTCGGTCTGATGAACAGCCCCTATGTCGACAAGAGGGTGGTTCCGCCTCTGCAAGACCTCCGGGACGCCGGTCCGCGGGATCCCGGCGCCGGAGTGGATCCGGTTTTCTCCGATCTGGACGGCGACGGGACGGAACGCGGGGAGTGA
- a CDS encoding GNAT family N-acetyltransferase, with protein sequence MPDWIDRDRLVRFFHDHMKPYEDRIEDIRDALDYAFSESDRAGGFLVLAETGGELVGALLMLRTGMSGYVPDHILLFVGVRSDLRGRGLGGRIVRRALEECDGDVKLHVEYDNPAKRLYKRLGFTSKYAEMRITR encoded by the coding sequence ATGCCCGATTGGATCGATCGGGACCGTCTCGTCCGTTTCTTTCACGATCACATGAAGCCATACGAAGACCGGATCGAAGACATCCGTGACGCCCTGGACTACGCCTTCTCCGAAAGCGATCGGGCGGGCGGTTTCCTGGTGCTCGCGGAGACGGGAGGGGAACTGGTCGGTGCGCTTCTGATGCTCCGCACGGGGATGTCCGGCTACGTCCCCGATCACATCCTCCTCTTCGTGGGCGTTCGCTCGGATCTGCGGGGCCGCGGCCTCGGCGGCCGGATCGTCCGGCGCGCTCTGGAAGAGTGCGACGGCGACGTCAAGCTGCATGTGGAATACGACAATCCCGCCAAACGGCTTTACAAGCGGCTCGGTTTCACATCCAAGTACGCGGAAATGAGGATCACGCGATGA
- a CDS encoding TetR/AcrR family transcriptional regulator — MAKKQYHHGDLRQRLLETAEKILVREGVEGLTMRHLSEKVGVSHTAPYRHFADKTLLLSSVAEKGFLRLRNRLVEAAGDRGDGAVARLERISLAYVEFAVENPSFYRLMFGTEAVTHSPPPELQAAARSAFEIGIMTLKECQEEGSIRAEDPHLLTSLAWATIHGLSTLLIDRQVRSMEAQGGAHALVVGGEGDGSEDLRGMARMAIRSLLRGMKA, encoded by the coding sequence ATGGCGAAAAAGCAATATCATCACGGAGACCTGCGCCAGCGATTACTTGAGACGGCGGAAAAGATACTCGTCCGGGAAGGCGTGGAAGGACTGACCATGCGCCATCTGAGCGAGAAGGTCGGCGTCTCCCACACGGCTCCTTACCGGCACTTCGCGGACAAAACCCTTCTGCTTTCCTCCGTCGCCGAAAAAGGATTCCTCAGGCTGCGAAACCGCCTCGTCGAAGCGGCCGGGGATCGCGGGGACGGCGCGGTGGCCCGTCTCGAGAGGATCTCCCTCGCCTACGTCGAGTTCGCCGTGGAGAACCCTTCCTTCTACCGGCTCATGTTCGGAACGGAGGCGGTGACCCACTCTCCTCCCCCGGAATTACAGGCGGCCGCGCGGTCCGCTTTCGAGATCGGGATCATGACCTTAAAAGAGTGCCAGGAAGAGGGGAGCATCCGCGCCGAGGATCCTCATCTTCTGACCTCCCTCGCCTGGGCGACGATCCACGGTCTCTCCACGTTGTTGATCGACCGGCAGGTCCGCTCCATGGAAGCCCAAGGAGGCGCGCACGCGCTGGTCGTGGGGGGGGAGGGGGACGGCTCGGAAGATCTCCGAGGGATGGCGCGCATGGCGATCCGATCCCTCCTCCGGGGAATGAAGGCATAG